The sequence below is a genomic window from Candidatus Eisenbacteria bacterium.
GATCGCGAAGCTGCCCGAGCACGTGCCCGCGATGACGAAGCCGATCCTGCGCGCCGCCTGCGACGCGCCCTTCGAGCACACGCTGCTGCTCGAGGAGTACGCCGAGCCGAACACCTTCACGACGCGCGCGCACCAGGAGACCGTGCGCGCGCTGCTCGCGAAGGAGGAGCGGGCCTAGGCGCACGCGAGGGCGAGATGTCGCGCGAGCTGGAAGAGATCGCGGCTTTGCTCTCTTCATCGGCGCCGCAGCTGCTGGGCGAGCCCATCGAGGAGCGGGCGCGAAGCGAGGACAAGACGGTGTGGTCGGTCGGCGGCTGCGTCGTCCGACGTGCCAACTCCGCACCGGTACGAGATCTCTTCCGGAGAGAGCATCGGCTGCTGCATCACGTGCGCGGGCGGGTCTCGCTCGGCGTTCCCACTCCGCTGTTCATCACCGCGACGGGTGAATTCGACATCCTGGAGAAGGCTCCGGGCGAGCCCGTCGCCTTCGAGTGGTGGGCGAGCCTCGATGCGGTGTCGCAAGAGGGGATCGCAAGCCACTTCGGTCGTTTCCTGGCGGAGTTCCACGAGCTGTTCCCGTTGGAGACGGCCAGCGCGATGGGGTTCGAGAGATCGTTCTGGCCGCCATCGGCGAGCTGGATCGAAACGCGCCTACGAGGGCGCCTCGATTCACCGGAGAGGCGAAGTCTGCTCGAGGACCTGCTGCGGGTTGCGCCATGGCTCCACGAGGAGGCGTCCCTCCGGTTCTGCTCCACGACGACTTCTGCCATCACAATGCGGGCTTCAGTGAGGATGGGAAGCAGGTCCTCGGCGCCTTCGACTTCACCCACGCGCGCATCGGAGATCCCCACCGCGATCTCCGGTACGCGTTCACCTGCGAGCCGTTCGCCG
It includes:
- a CDS encoding phosphotransferase, which encodes MSRELEEIAALLSSSAPQLLGEPIEERARSEDKTVWSVGGCVVRRANSAPVRDLFRREHRLLHHVRGRVSLGVPTPLFITATGEFDILEKAPGEPVAFEWWASLDAVSQEGIASHFGRFLAEFHELFPLETASAMGFERSFWPPSASWIETRLRGRLDSPERRSLLEDLLRVAPWLHEEASLRFCSTTTSAITMRASVRMGSRSSAPSTSPTRASEIPTAISGTRSPASRSPRP